In Solanum pennellii chromosome 3, SPENNV200, a single window of DNA contains:
- the LOC107014264 gene encoding protein CROWDED NUCLEI 1-like isoform X1: protein MSTPPRKVFSGWTLTPRTDLANKTVSKGKDVVFMGSGQKGLSSIQDYDTVDKVVLLDKVSKLENELVDYQYNMGLLLIEKKEWSAKLEEIKQALSEANEAYRREHTAHLIALSEVEKREENLRKALGVENQCVRELEKELREMRSQYAETKYVADSKLDEAKALATSVEENSLHVELKLRAADAKTAEVSRKSSDVERKMRDIEAQENALRRERSSFNTEREAHESAISKHREELREWERKLKEGEERLADARTLLNQREQRANENDSILRQKQSDLEDEQRKIDIANSVLRKKEVDMSSRLANLASTEKELEDVRKSLEIKKEELDELQEKLNAKEREEIQKLMDEHRAILKSKEEEFELEMRQRHASLDEELENKVIELEKKEAEVSHIEEKLKKREQALEKKSDKMKEKEKDLELKLKALKEREKSLKIDEKELETEKKQIFTEKDRLLALRVELENRRAELEKQQFKINEGIEQLKITEDEKMEHARLQSELKQEIDKYRDLRDTLLNEAEDLKQEKERFEREWEELDEKRSAIKKELQEVNDSKKKFEKLQHTEEERLKKEKLETENYVQRELEALKVAQETFAATMDHERSVLSEKTQSEKIRMLHDFEKQKRDLENEMQRKREEMESALHEQKKRFEEERQRELSNANYLREVAHKEMEVMKSERVRLEHEKQEISSNKMHLVEQQSEMKKDIDVLDGLSRKLKDQREAFAKERERFLAFVKKQENCSSCGEGIRIFELSDLQPLNDVVDLEAPSLRNVVQEYLTDGFQDTPVRANNELLPGALNSGSMASAGTMSWLRKCTTKLLKFSPGKKIEHPASQDLIGGSSPEEKFEGELPDTIVEKDQVDLAVSIKDTFDDQKLQTDNSVREVEVGQDVPEDSQHSNRNSQRRPVRKGRGKNSKTGHTNSKATSAKITLGENLKESENTLVNGGLEASINVNESQKEESSLFGEAPSKTRKRTRIHGTASEFDGSHSDGQSDSVTTTSRRKRRQKAAPSVQAPGEKRYNLRHSRSAAVATANGSLPELVSKSQEENGDSKVVPETPAAISDGELRNFDAALPTVADSPLIEAADDQGCAGDIANELVDATGLSEEMNGTPEGPSAYNVYDEEHEGDTIVQEDGEGDEDADENDELDEGNEEEEVPHPGEVSIGKKIWSFITT from the exons ATGTCTACACCGCCGAGAAAGGTTTTCTCCGGCTGGACTTTGACACCCAGAACCGATCTGGCTAATAAGACAGTTTCTAAGGGTAAAGATGTTGTTTTTATGGGTTCTGGACAAAAGGGTTTGTCATCAATTCAAGATTATGATACCGTGGATAAAGTAGTGCTACTTGATAAGGTGTCGAAGCTTGAAAATGAG CTTGTTGACTATCAGTACAATATGGGCCTTCTCTTGATTGAGAAAAAGGAGTGGTCTGCTAAGCTTGAAGAAATTAAGCAAGCCTTAAGTGAAGCAAATGAGGCCTATAGAAGAGAACATACAGCTCACTTAATTGCTCTATCTGAAGTGGAGAAACGGGAGGAGAATTTGAGGAAGGCATTGGGTGTTGAGAACCAATGTGTGCGTGAG TTAGAGAAGGAACTGCGTGAGATGCGCTCTCAGTATGCAGAGACCAAGTATGTAGCTGATTCGAAATTAGATGAGGCAAAGGCATTGGCTACTAGTGTTGAAGAGAATTCACTACATGTAGAACTGAAATTGCGTGCAGCTGACGCCAAGACCGCTGAGGTGAGTAGAAAAAGTTCAGATGTTGAGAGGAAAATGCGTGATATCGAGGCTCAAGAAAATGCACTTAGAAGAGAACGGTCCTCTTTCAATACCGA GCGTGAAGCTCATGAGAGTGCTATATCTAAACACAGAGAAGAGTTGCGAGAATGGGAAAGAAAACTAAAGGAAGGAGAGGAGAGGCTGGCTGATGCCCGAACATTGCTTAATCAAAGAGAGCAGCGAGCAAATGAGAATGACAGCATTCTGAGGCAAAAGCAGAGTGACCTGGAAGATGAGCAGAGGAAGATTGACATAGCTAACTCAGTTTTGAGGAAGAAAGAAGTTGACATGAGCAGCCGACTAGCTAACCTTGCTTCTACGGAGAAG GAACTTGAGGATGTGAGGAAGAGCCTGGAGATAAAAAAGGAAGAATTAGATGAACTACAGGAAAAGCTAAATGCAAAAGAAAGA GAGGAAATTCAAAAGCTAATGGATGAACATAGAGCTATCCTGAAATCTAAGGAGGAGGAGTTTGAATTAGAGATGAGACAGAGGCATGCATCACTAGATGAGGAACTGGAAAACAAGGTGATTGAACTGGAGAAGAAGGAGGCTGAAGTTAGTCATATTgaagaaaaactcaaaaaacGTGAACAGGCACTTGAAAAGAAAAGTGACAAAatgaaagagaaggaaaaagatCTTGAATTGAAGCTGAAAGCACTAAAGGAAAGGGAGAAGTCTCTGAAAATTGATGAGAAAGAATTGGAAACTGAAAAGAAGCAGATATTTACTGAGAAGGATCGTTTACTGGCTTTAAGGGTTGAACTTGAGAACAGAAGAGCTGAACTTGAAAAACAACAGTTCAAGATTAATGAGGGAATCGAGCAGCTTAAAATAACCGAAGATGAGAAAATGGAACATGCTCGCCTTCAATCAGAACTGAAGCAGGAGATCGACAAGTATAGAGATTTGCGAGACACTCTTTTGAATGAAGCTGAAGATTTAAAGCAGGAAAAAGAGAGATTTGAGAGAGAATGGGAAGAGCTGGATGAGAAAAGATCTGCGATCAAGAAGGAGTTGCAGGAAGTTAATGATTCGAAAAAGAAATTTGAGAAACTGCAGCACACTGAAGAGGAAAGGTTGAAGAAGGAGAAGCTGGAAACAGAAAATTATGTTCAGAGAGAGTTGGAAGCCCTTAAGGTGGCACAAGAGACATTTGCAGCTACAATGGATCATGAGAGATCAGTATTATCTGAGAAAACTCAAAGTGAGAAGATCAGAATGCTTCATGATTTCGAAAAACAAAAACGAGATCTTGAGAATGAAATGCAGCGGAAGCGGGAGGAAATGGAATCCGCACTGCATGAGCAGAAGAAACGCTTTGAGGAAGAGAGGCAGAGGGAACTCAGCAATGCTAACTATTTAAGGGAAGTAGCCCATAAGGAAATGGAAGTGATGAAGTCAGAAAGAGTAAGGCTGGAGCACGAAAAACAGGAAATTTCATCAAACAAGATGCATTTGGTGGAACAACAGTCAGAGATGAAAAAGGACATTGATGTGCTCGATGGTTTGAGCAGGAAGTTGAAGGATCAAAGGGAAGCTTTTGCAAAAGAAAGGGAGAGGTTTCTTGCTTTTGTCAAGAAGCAGGAGAATTGCAGCTCATGTGGAGAGGGGATTCGTATATTTGAGCTTTCTGACCTTCAACCTCTAAATGATGTGGTGGATTTAGAGGCCCCTTCCCTGCGAAATGTTGTACAGGAATATTTAACTGATGGTTTCCAGGACACACCTGTAAGGGCTAACAATGAGTTGTTGCCAGGTGCTCTTAATTCAGGATCTATGGCTTCTGCTGGAACCATGTCCTGGCTTCGCAAATGTACAACAAAGCTTCTGAAGTTTTCACCAGGTAAGAAAATTGAGCATCCTGCATCTCAAGATCTCATTGGCGGATCTTCTCCGGAAGAGAAATTCGAAGGTGAATTACCTGATACTATAGTGGAAAAAGATCAAGTAGATCTGGCTGTCTCTATTAAAGACACATTTGATGACCAAAAACTTCAAACAGATAACAGTGTTAGAGAGGTGGAAGTTGGCCAAGATGTTCCTGAAGACTCTCAGCATTCGAACAGAAATAGCCAGCGCAGACCCGTCAGGAAAGGGCGTGGTAAAAACAGTAAGACAGGTCACACTAATTCGAAAGCTACAAGTGCAAAAATTACCCTTGGAGAAAATCTTAAGGAGTCTGAGAATACACTCGTCAATGGAGGTTTGGAGGCCTCAATTAATGTAAATGAGAGCCAGAAAGAAGAATCCAGTCTCTTTGGTGAAGCGCCAAGTAAGACCAGAAAGCGTACTCGCATCCATGGAACAGCAAGTGAATTTGATGGAAGTCATAGTGATGGACAGTCAGATAGTGTGACAACCACCAGCAGGAGGAAGAGGAGGCAAAAGGCTGCCCCGTCTGTGCAGGCTCCTGGTGAAAAAAGATACAATCTCCGTCATTCCAGAAG TGCTGCTGTAGCAACAGCTAATGGATCCTTGCCAGAGCTGGTCTCAAAATCTCAGGAAGAAAATGGGGACTCCAAAGTCGTTCCAGAAACTCCTGCAGCCATCAGTGATGGAGAACTCAGAAACTTTGATGCTGCTCTCCCCACTGTAGCCGATAGCCCT TTGATTGAAGCAGCAGATGATCAGGGATGCGCTGGTGATATAGCTAATGAATTGGTAGATGCTACAGGTTTAAGTGAAGAAATGAATGGAACACCAGAAGGACCCTCAGCTTACAATGTCTACGACGAGGAACATGAAGGTGACACCATTGTGCAAGAAGATGGAGAAGGAGATGAGGATGCTGATGAGAACGATGAATTAGATGAGGGCAACGAGGAGGAAGAGGTTCCGCATCCTGGTGAAGTCTCAATAGGGAAGAAGATTTGGAGTTTCATCACCACATAG
- the LOC107014264 gene encoding protein CROWDED NUCLEI 1-like isoform X2, whose product MGLLLIEKKEWSAKLEEIKQALSEANEAYRREHTAHLIALSEVEKREENLRKALGVENQCVRELEKELREMRSQYAETKYVADSKLDEAKALATSVEENSLHVELKLRAADAKTAEVSRKSSDVERKMRDIEAQENALRRERSSFNTEREAHESAISKHREELREWERKLKEGEERLADARTLLNQREQRANENDSILRQKQSDLEDEQRKIDIANSVLRKKEVDMSSRLANLASTEKELEDVRKSLEIKKEELDELQEKLNAKEREEIQKLMDEHRAILKSKEEEFELEMRQRHASLDEELENKVIELEKKEAEVSHIEEKLKKREQALEKKSDKMKEKEKDLELKLKALKEREKSLKIDEKELETEKKQIFTEKDRLLALRVELENRRAELEKQQFKINEGIEQLKITEDEKMEHARLQSELKQEIDKYRDLRDTLLNEAEDLKQEKERFEREWEELDEKRSAIKKELQEVNDSKKKFEKLQHTEEERLKKEKLETENYVQRELEALKVAQETFAATMDHERSVLSEKTQSEKIRMLHDFEKQKRDLENEMQRKREEMESALHEQKKRFEEERQRELSNANYLREVAHKEMEVMKSERVRLEHEKQEISSNKMHLVEQQSEMKKDIDVLDGLSRKLKDQREAFAKERERFLAFVKKQENCSSCGEGIRIFELSDLQPLNDVVDLEAPSLRNVVQEYLTDGFQDTPVRANNELLPGALNSGSMASAGTMSWLRKCTTKLLKFSPGKKIEHPASQDLIGGSSPEEKFEGELPDTIVEKDQVDLAVSIKDTFDDQKLQTDNSVREVEVGQDVPEDSQHSNRNSQRRPVRKGRGKNSKTGHTNSKATSAKITLGENLKESENTLVNGGLEASINVNESQKEESSLFGEAPSKTRKRTRIHGTASEFDGSHSDGQSDSVTTTSRRKRRQKAAPSVQAPGEKRYNLRHSRSAAVATANGSLPELVSKSQEENGDSKVVPETPAAISDGELRNFDAALPTVADSPLIEAADDQGCAGDIANELVDATGLSEEMNGTPEGPSAYNVYDEEHEGDTIVQEDGEGDEDADENDELDEGNEEEEVPHPGEVSIGKKIWSFITT is encoded by the exons ATGGGCCTTCTCTTGATTGAGAAAAAGGAGTGGTCTGCTAAGCTTGAAGAAATTAAGCAAGCCTTAAGTGAAGCAAATGAGGCCTATAGAAGAGAACATACAGCTCACTTAATTGCTCTATCTGAAGTGGAGAAACGGGAGGAGAATTTGAGGAAGGCATTGGGTGTTGAGAACCAATGTGTGCGTGAG TTAGAGAAGGAACTGCGTGAGATGCGCTCTCAGTATGCAGAGACCAAGTATGTAGCTGATTCGAAATTAGATGAGGCAAAGGCATTGGCTACTAGTGTTGAAGAGAATTCACTACATGTAGAACTGAAATTGCGTGCAGCTGACGCCAAGACCGCTGAGGTGAGTAGAAAAAGTTCAGATGTTGAGAGGAAAATGCGTGATATCGAGGCTCAAGAAAATGCACTTAGAAGAGAACGGTCCTCTTTCAATACCGA GCGTGAAGCTCATGAGAGTGCTATATCTAAACACAGAGAAGAGTTGCGAGAATGGGAAAGAAAACTAAAGGAAGGAGAGGAGAGGCTGGCTGATGCCCGAACATTGCTTAATCAAAGAGAGCAGCGAGCAAATGAGAATGACAGCATTCTGAGGCAAAAGCAGAGTGACCTGGAAGATGAGCAGAGGAAGATTGACATAGCTAACTCAGTTTTGAGGAAGAAAGAAGTTGACATGAGCAGCCGACTAGCTAACCTTGCTTCTACGGAGAAG GAACTTGAGGATGTGAGGAAGAGCCTGGAGATAAAAAAGGAAGAATTAGATGAACTACAGGAAAAGCTAAATGCAAAAGAAAGA GAGGAAATTCAAAAGCTAATGGATGAACATAGAGCTATCCTGAAATCTAAGGAGGAGGAGTTTGAATTAGAGATGAGACAGAGGCATGCATCACTAGATGAGGAACTGGAAAACAAGGTGATTGAACTGGAGAAGAAGGAGGCTGAAGTTAGTCATATTgaagaaaaactcaaaaaacGTGAACAGGCACTTGAAAAGAAAAGTGACAAAatgaaagagaaggaaaaagatCTTGAATTGAAGCTGAAAGCACTAAAGGAAAGGGAGAAGTCTCTGAAAATTGATGAGAAAGAATTGGAAACTGAAAAGAAGCAGATATTTACTGAGAAGGATCGTTTACTGGCTTTAAGGGTTGAACTTGAGAACAGAAGAGCTGAACTTGAAAAACAACAGTTCAAGATTAATGAGGGAATCGAGCAGCTTAAAATAACCGAAGATGAGAAAATGGAACATGCTCGCCTTCAATCAGAACTGAAGCAGGAGATCGACAAGTATAGAGATTTGCGAGACACTCTTTTGAATGAAGCTGAAGATTTAAAGCAGGAAAAAGAGAGATTTGAGAGAGAATGGGAAGAGCTGGATGAGAAAAGATCTGCGATCAAGAAGGAGTTGCAGGAAGTTAATGATTCGAAAAAGAAATTTGAGAAACTGCAGCACACTGAAGAGGAAAGGTTGAAGAAGGAGAAGCTGGAAACAGAAAATTATGTTCAGAGAGAGTTGGAAGCCCTTAAGGTGGCACAAGAGACATTTGCAGCTACAATGGATCATGAGAGATCAGTATTATCTGAGAAAACTCAAAGTGAGAAGATCAGAATGCTTCATGATTTCGAAAAACAAAAACGAGATCTTGAGAATGAAATGCAGCGGAAGCGGGAGGAAATGGAATCCGCACTGCATGAGCAGAAGAAACGCTTTGAGGAAGAGAGGCAGAGGGAACTCAGCAATGCTAACTATTTAAGGGAAGTAGCCCATAAGGAAATGGAAGTGATGAAGTCAGAAAGAGTAAGGCTGGAGCACGAAAAACAGGAAATTTCATCAAACAAGATGCATTTGGTGGAACAACAGTCAGAGATGAAAAAGGACATTGATGTGCTCGATGGTTTGAGCAGGAAGTTGAAGGATCAAAGGGAAGCTTTTGCAAAAGAAAGGGAGAGGTTTCTTGCTTTTGTCAAGAAGCAGGAGAATTGCAGCTCATGTGGAGAGGGGATTCGTATATTTGAGCTTTCTGACCTTCAACCTCTAAATGATGTGGTGGATTTAGAGGCCCCTTCCCTGCGAAATGTTGTACAGGAATATTTAACTGATGGTTTCCAGGACACACCTGTAAGGGCTAACAATGAGTTGTTGCCAGGTGCTCTTAATTCAGGATCTATGGCTTCTGCTGGAACCATGTCCTGGCTTCGCAAATGTACAACAAAGCTTCTGAAGTTTTCACCAGGTAAGAAAATTGAGCATCCTGCATCTCAAGATCTCATTGGCGGATCTTCTCCGGAAGAGAAATTCGAAGGTGAATTACCTGATACTATAGTGGAAAAAGATCAAGTAGATCTGGCTGTCTCTATTAAAGACACATTTGATGACCAAAAACTTCAAACAGATAACAGTGTTAGAGAGGTGGAAGTTGGCCAAGATGTTCCTGAAGACTCTCAGCATTCGAACAGAAATAGCCAGCGCAGACCCGTCAGGAAAGGGCGTGGTAAAAACAGTAAGACAGGTCACACTAATTCGAAAGCTACAAGTGCAAAAATTACCCTTGGAGAAAATCTTAAGGAGTCTGAGAATACACTCGTCAATGGAGGTTTGGAGGCCTCAATTAATGTAAATGAGAGCCAGAAAGAAGAATCCAGTCTCTTTGGTGAAGCGCCAAGTAAGACCAGAAAGCGTACTCGCATCCATGGAACAGCAAGTGAATTTGATGGAAGTCATAGTGATGGACAGTCAGATAGTGTGACAACCACCAGCAGGAGGAAGAGGAGGCAAAAGGCTGCCCCGTCTGTGCAGGCTCCTGGTGAAAAAAGATACAATCTCCGTCATTCCAGAAG TGCTGCTGTAGCAACAGCTAATGGATCCTTGCCAGAGCTGGTCTCAAAATCTCAGGAAGAAAATGGGGACTCCAAAGTCGTTCCAGAAACTCCTGCAGCCATCAGTGATGGAGAACTCAGAAACTTTGATGCTGCTCTCCCCACTGTAGCCGATAGCCCT TTGATTGAAGCAGCAGATGATCAGGGATGCGCTGGTGATATAGCTAATGAATTGGTAGATGCTACAGGTTTAAGTGAAGAAATGAATGGAACACCAGAAGGACCCTCAGCTTACAATGTCTACGACGAGGAACATGAAGGTGACACCATTGTGCAAGAAGATGGAGAAGGAGATGAGGATGCTGATGAGAACGATGAATTAGATGAGGGCAACGAGGAGGAAGAGGTTCCGCATCCTGGTGAAGTCTCAATAGGGAAGAAGATTTGGAGTTTCATCACCACATAG